From the Anguilla anguilla isolate fAngAng1 chromosome 8, fAngAng1.pri, whole genome shotgun sequence genome, one window contains:
- the asb4 gene encoding ankyrin repeat and SOCS box protein 4, protein MGEAIGQKSEAAKRLKERFLRALQRDDAEEVQKILHSTNIDIDTVFEVEDRSMILASYKQGYWLPGYKLESSWAMGLHVCVMYNSLASALVLLERGAAVNRKPNGKTPLHVACEVSNADFVTLLLNHGARVNSVSLSGHAPLHYCTTKESVDCAKQLILKGAQVNKRSDNNDEDTPLHTAARFGLPEHIALYVRHGAHVDAPNARSETPLIVTAFWALSLREQLYSPDHHLVCRMLLDYGAVVDLQEEDYKTALHKAAWNCDRALMQILLEAGADARVMDINGCAPIQYVLKVTQVRPMGEPEVCYQLLLNHGAARIYPPQFHKVLYACYQCPRAVEILINSYEHIKATRKWRMAIPESTYQQHRDFYDSVFAVCSNTPRTLLHLARCAIRAHMSNRCHRGIKTLPVPHSMERYLLLEPEGIVY, encoded by the exons ATGGGCGAGGCGATCGGCCAGAAGTCAGAAGCCGCAAAGAGGCTGAAAGAGCGGTTCCTGCGGGCGCTCCAGCGCGACGACGCGGAGGAGGTGCAGAAGATCCTGCACTCCACCAACATAGACATCGACACCGTGTTCGAGGTGGAGGACAGGAGCATGATCCTGGCATCGTACAAGCAAG GTTACTGGTTGCCTGGATACAAGCTGGAGTCCTCTTGGGCTATGGGCCTCCACGTTTGTGTGATGTATAACTCCCTGGCGAGCGCCTTGGTGCTCCTGGAGAGAGGGGCGGCGGTCAACCGGAAGCCCAACGGGAAGACCCCCCTGCACGTGGCGTGTGAGGTGTCTAACGCTGACTTTGTCACCCTCCTGCTGAACCACGGAGCCAGGGTCAACAGCGTCTCTCTGAGCGGGCACGCGCCTCTACACTACTGCACCACCAAGGAGTCTGTGGACTGCGCCAAACAGCTCATTCTTAAAG GAGCGCAGGTGAACAAACGGAGCGACAACAACGACGAGGACACGCCCCTGCACACCGCGGCGCGGTTCGGCCTCCCGGAGCACATCGCCCTGTACGTCCGCCACGGCGCCCACGTGGACGCGCCGAACGCGCGGTCCGAGACGCCGCTGATCGTGACGGCCTTCTGGGCGCTCAGCCTCCGCGAGCAGCTCTACAGCCCCGACCACCACCTGGTCTGCCGCATGCTGCTGGACTACGGCGCCGTCGTcgacctgcaggaggaggactACAAGACCGCCCTGCACAAGGCCGCCTGGAACTGCGACCGTGCGCTCATGCAGATCCTGCTGGAGGCGGGGGCCGACGCCCGCGTCATGGACATCAACGGCTGCGCGCCCATCCAGTACGTCCTCAAGGTGACGCAAGTGAGGCCCATGGGGGAGCCGGAGGTCTGCTACCAGCTGCTGCTCAATCACGGCGCGGCGAGGATATACCCCCCCCAGTTCCACAAG GTGTTGTATGCCTGTTATCAGTGTCCTCGGGCTGTGGAAATACTGATAAACTCATACGAACATATCAAAGCCACAAGGAAATGGAGAATGGCTATTCCTGAAAGCACATACCAG CAACACCGTGATTTCTATGACTCTGTATTTGCTGTGTGCAGCAAcacaccacgcactctgctgcATTTGGCCAGATGTGCAATTCGGGCACATATGTCCAACAGATGCCACCGCGGGATCAAAACACTGCCCGTTCCACATTCAATGGAGAGATACTTACTGCTGGAACCAGAAGGAATCGTTTATTGA